A region of Ahaetulla prasina isolate Xishuangbanna chromosome 12, ASM2864084v1, whole genome shotgun sequence DNA encodes the following proteins:
- the CBFA2T3 gene encoding protein CBFA2T3 isoform X4 — MPDSPADVKTQSRSTPPNMPPPSPAVSQGATRHPTFTSNPNRDAGPPMFLPRGRFHGCLKWSMVCLLMNGSSHSPTAINGAPSTPNGFSNGPATSSTASLSNHQLPPACGARQLSKLKRFLTTLQQFGSDISPEIGERVRTLVLGLVNSTLTIEEFHSKLQEATNFPLRPFVIPFLKANLPLLQRELLHCARMAKQSPAQYLAQHEQLLLDANASSPIDSSELLLEVNEGVKRRTPDRTKENGLDRDSLHPEHLSKRPCTLSPAQRYSPSNGLSHQPNGLPHPTPPPPQHYRLEDMAVAHRYRDTYRPPDPRDLREHPRPAAVHSSRQEEVIDHRLTEREWAEEWKHLNNLLNCIMDMVEKTRRSLTVLRRCQEADREELNHWIRRYSDAEDMKKGPSPASRPLSSTANLEAPLLDAHREFVSRPLSGYMPEEIWRKAEEAVNEVKRQAMSELQKAVSDAERKAHELITTERAKMERALAEAKRQASEDALTVINQQEDSSESCWNCGRKASETCSGCNTARYCGSFCQHKDWEKHHHVCGQTLQSLQSSVGTGSSGPVGLPGAPAQPDGVAVTSSIPGVALGGSSSDPSSATVSRSGTPATPAPLDTTSR, encoded by the exons ATCGTGATGCTGGGCCGCCGATGTTTCTCCCACGCGGCCGATTTCATGGTTGCCTGAAATGGTCCATGGTGTGTCTCT TAATGAACGGGAGCAGCCATTCCCCGACGGCCATCAATGGAGCGCCCTCCACGCCCAACGGCTTCAGCAACGGGCCGGCCACGTCCTCCACGGCTTCGCTGTCCAACCACCAGCTTCCTCCAGCCTGTGGGGCTCGCCAGCTCAGCAAGCTGAAGCGTTTCCTCACCACCCTGCAGCAGTTCGGCAGTGACATCTCTCCGGAGATAGGGGAGCGGGTTCGCACTCTGGTGCTGGGCCTCGTG AATTCCACACTGACCATTGAAGAATTCCATTctaagcttcaggaggccacaaACTTCCCCCTGCGCCCTTTCGTCATCCCGTTCTTGAAG GCCAACCTGCCCCTGCTGCAACGGGAGCTTCTCCACTGTGCCCGCATGGCCAAGCAGAGCCCGGCCCAATACTTGGCGCAGCACGAGCAGCTCTTGCTGGATGCCAACGCCTCCTCACCCATCGACTCCTCGGAGCTGCTACTGGAGGTCAACGAAGGGGTCAAAAGGCGGACGCCAGACAG GACCAAAGAGAACGGCTTGGACCGCGACTCCCTGCATCCAGAGCACCTCAGCAAAAGGCCTTGCACCCTAAGCCCTGCCCAGCGGTACAGCCCCAGCAATGGGCTCAGCCATCAGCCCAATGggctgccccaccccacccctcctcccccccagcaCTACCGCCTGGAGGACATGGCTGTGGCCCATCGCTACCGGGACACCTACCGCCCTCCAGATCCTCGGGACCTTCGGGAGCATCCCCGGCCAGCCG CCGTCCACAGTTCCCGGCAAGAGGAGGTGATCGACCATCGGCTGACTGAGAGAGAATGGGCTGAAGAGTGGAAGCACCTCAACAAT CTCCTGAACTGCATCATGGACATGGTGGAGAAGACACGCCGGTCCCTCACCGTTCTGCGCCGCTGCCAGGAGGCTGACCGTGAGGAGCTCAACCACTGGATCCGCCGCTACAGCGACGCTGAAGACATGAAGAAGGGGCCGAGCCCTGCCAGCCGCCCCCTCAGCAGCACTGCCAACCTGGAGGCGCCACTGCTAG ATGCTCATCGTGAATTTGTATCCAGGCCCCTGTCTGGCTACATGCCGGAAGAAATCTGGAGAAAAGCTG AAGAAGCCGTGAACGAGGTAAAGCGTCAGGCCATGTCGGAGCTGCAGAAGGCCGTCTCGGACGCGGAGAGGAAGGCGCACGAGCTGATCACTACGGAGCGGGCCAAGATGGAGCGGGCCCTGGCCGAAGCCAAGCGCCAAGCCTCCGAGGATGCTTTGACCGTCATTAACCAACAGGAGGACTCCAGTGAG AGCTGCTGGAACTGCGGGCGCAAGGCCAGCGAGACCTGCAGCGGATGCAACACTGCGCGCTACTGCGGCTCCTTCTGCCAGCACAAAGACTGGGAGAAGCATCATCACGTCTGTGGACAGACCCTTCAGAGCCTCCAATCTTCTGTCGGGACGGGCTCTTCCGGCCCGGTTGGGCTGCCCGGGGCTCCCGCCCAGCCAGACGGGGTGGCCGTGACCAGTTCCATCCCCGGCGTGGCCCTGGGAGGGAGCTCGAGCGATCCAAGCTCTGCCACCGTCTCGCGTTCTGGCACGCCAGCAACCCCAGCCCCGTTGGACACCACGTCCCGCTAG
- the CBFA2T3 gene encoding protein CBFA2T3 isoform X5, whose protein sequence is MVHGVSLTGRSREEKRSREVVRNAISWPLGGILPWSQKAAPACMPPDGSEARSLQWGCLLGVMNGSSHSPTAINGAPSTPNGFSNGPATSSTASLSNHQLPPACGARQLSKLKRFLTTLQQFGSDISPEIGERVRTLVLGLVNSTLTIEEFHSKLQEATNFPLRPFVIPFLKANLPLLQRELLHCARMAKQSPAQYLAQHEQLLLDANASSPIDSSELLLEVNEGVKRRTPDRTKENGLDRDSLHPEHLSKRPCTLSPAQRYSPSNGLSHQPNGLPHPTPPPPQHYRLEDMAVAHRYRDTYRPPDPRDLREHPRPAAVHSSRQEEVIDHRLTEREWAEEWKHLNNLLNCIMDMVEKTRRSLTVLRRCQEADREELNHWIRRYSDAEDMKKGPSPASRPLSSTANLEAPLLDAHREFVSRPLSGYMPEEIWRKAEEAVNEVKRQAMSELQKAVSDAERKAHELITTERAKMERALAEAKRQASEDALTVINQQEDSSESCWNCGRKASETCSGCNTARYCGSFCQHKDWEKHHHVCGQTLQSLQSSVGTGSSGPVGLPGAPAQPDGVAVTSSIPGVALGGSSSDPSSATVSRSGTPATPAPLDTTSR, encoded by the exons ATGGTCCATGGTGTGTCTCT GACTGGAAGGAGCAGAGAGGAGAAGCGATCTCGAGAGGTTGTTCGAAATGCAATAAGCTGGCCGCTGGGAGGAATCCTTCCGTGGagtcagaaagcagccccagcATGCATGCCTCCGGATGGAAGTGAAGCTCGGTCTCTCCAGTGGGGCTGCCTTTTAGGAG TAATGAACGGGAGCAGCCATTCCCCGACGGCCATCAATGGAGCGCCCTCCACGCCCAACGGCTTCAGCAACGGGCCGGCCACGTCCTCCACGGCTTCGCTGTCCAACCACCAGCTTCCTCCAGCCTGTGGGGCTCGCCAGCTCAGCAAGCTGAAGCGTTTCCTCACCACCCTGCAGCAGTTCGGCAGTGACATCTCTCCGGAGATAGGGGAGCGGGTTCGCACTCTGGTGCTGGGCCTCGTG AATTCCACACTGACCATTGAAGAATTCCATTctaagcttcaggaggccacaaACTTCCCCCTGCGCCCTTTCGTCATCCCGTTCTTGAAG GCCAACCTGCCCCTGCTGCAACGGGAGCTTCTCCACTGTGCCCGCATGGCCAAGCAGAGCCCGGCCCAATACTTGGCGCAGCACGAGCAGCTCTTGCTGGATGCCAACGCCTCCTCACCCATCGACTCCTCGGAGCTGCTACTGGAGGTCAACGAAGGGGTCAAAAGGCGGACGCCAGACAG GACCAAAGAGAACGGCTTGGACCGCGACTCCCTGCATCCAGAGCACCTCAGCAAAAGGCCTTGCACCCTAAGCCCTGCCCAGCGGTACAGCCCCAGCAATGGGCTCAGCCATCAGCCCAATGggctgccccaccccacccctcctcccccccagcaCTACCGCCTGGAGGACATGGCTGTGGCCCATCGCTACCGGGACACCTACCGCCCTCCAGATCCTCGGGACCTTCGGGAGCATCCCCGGCCAGCCG CCGTCCACAGTTCCCGGCAAGAGGAGGTGATCGACCATCGGCTGACTGAGAGAGAATGGGCTGAAGAGTGGAAGCACCTCAACAAT CTCCTGAACTGCATCATGGACATGGTGGAGAAGACACGCCGGTCCCTCACCGTTCTGCGCCGCTGCCAGGAGGCTGACCGTGAGGAGCTCAACCACTGGATCCGCCGCTACAGCGACGCTGAAGACATGAAGAAGGGGCCGAGCCCTGCCAGCCGCCCCCTCAGCAGCACTGCCAACCTGGAGGCGCCACTGCTAG ATGCTCATCGTGAATTTGTATCCAGGCCCCTGTCTGGCTACATGCCGGAAGAAATCTGGAGAAAAGCTG AAGAAGCCGTGAACGAGGTAAAGCGTCAGGCCATGTCGGAGCTGCAGAAGGCCGTCTCGGACGCGGAGAGGAAGGCGCACGAGCTGATCACTACGGAGCGGGCCAAGATGGAGCGGGCCCTGGCCGAAGCCAAGCGCCAAGCCTCCGAGGATGCTTTGACCGTCATTAACCAACAGGAGGACTCCAGTGAG AGCTGCTGGAACTGCGGGCGCAAGGCCAGCGAGACCTGCAGCGGATGCAACACTGCGCGCTACTGCGGCTCCTTCTGCCAGCACAAAGACTGGGAGAAGCATCATCACGTCTGTGGACAGACCCTTCAGAGCCTCCAATCTTCTGTCGGGACGGGCTCTTCCGGCCCGGTTGGGCTGCCCGGGGCTCCCGCCCAGCCAGACGGGGTGGCCGTGACCAGTTCCATCCCCGGCGTGGCCCTGGGAGGGAGCTCGAGCGATCCAAGCTCTGCCACCGTCTCGCGTTCTGGCACGCCAGCAACCCCAGCCCCGTTGGACACCACGTCCCGCTAG
- the CBFA2T3 gene encoding protein CBFA2T3 isoform X6: MPPDGSEARSLQWGCLLGVMNGSSHSPTAINGAPSTPNGFSNGPATSSTASLSNHQLPPACGARQLSKLKRFLTTLQQFGSDISPEIGERVRTLVLGLVNSTLTIEEFHSKLQEATNFPLRPFVIPFLKANLPLLQRELLHCARMAKQSPAQYLAQHEQLLLDANASSPIDSSELLLEVNEGVKRRTPDRTKENGLDRDSLHPEHLSKRPCTLSPAQRYSPSNGLSHQPNGLPHPTPPPPQHYRLEDMAVAHRYRDTYRPPDPRDLREHPRPAAVHSSRQEEVIDHRLTEREWAEEWKHLNNLLNCIMDMVEKTRRSLTVLRRCQEADREELNHWIRRYSDAEDMKKGPSPASRPLSSTANLEAPLLDAHREFVSRPLSGYMPEEIWRKAEEAVNEVKRQAMSELQKAVSDAERKAHELITTERAKMERALAEAKRQASEDALTVINQQEDSSESCWNCGRKASETCSGCNTARYCGSFCQHKDWEKHHHVCGQTLQSLQSSVGTGSSGPVGLPGAPAQPDGVAVTSSIPGVALGGSSSDPSSATVSRSGTPATPAPLDTTSR, translated from the exons ATGCCTCCGGATGGAAGTGAAGCTCGGTCTCTCCAGTGGGGCTGCCTTTTAGGAG TAATGAACGGGAGCAGCCATTCCCCGACGGCCATCAATGGAGCGCCCTCCACGCCCAACGGCTTCAGCAACGGGCCGGCCACGTCCTCCACGGCTTCGCTGTCCAACCACCAGCTTCCTCCAGCCTGTGGGGCTCGCCAGCTCAGCAAGCTGAAGCGTTTCCTCACCACCCTGCAGCAGTTCGGCAGTGACATCTCTCCGGAGATAGGGGAGCGGGTTCGCACTCTGGTGCTGGGCCTCGTG AATTCCACACTGACCATTGAAGAATTCCATTctaagcttcaggaggccacaaACTTCCCCCTGCGCCCTTTCGTCATCCCGTTCTTGAAG GCCAACCTGCCCCTGCTGCAACGGGAGCTTCTCCACTGTGCCCGCATGGCCAAGCAGAGCCCGGCCCAATACTTGGCGCAGCACGAGCAGCTCTTGCTGGATGCCAACGCCTCCTCACCCATCGACTCCTCGGAGCTGCTACTGGAGGTCAACGAAGGGGTCAAAAGGCGGACGCCAGACAG GACCAAAGAGAACGGCTTGGACCGCGACTCCCTGCATCCAGAGCACCTCAGCAAAAGGCCTTGCACCCTAAGCCCTGCCCAGCGGTACAGCCCCAGCAATGGGCTCAGCCATCAGCCCAATGggctgccccaccccacccctcctcccccccagcaCTACCGCCTGGAGGACATGGCTGTGGCCCATCGCTACCGGGACACCTACCGCCCTCCAGATCCTCGGGACCTTCGGGAGCATCCCCGGCCAGCCG CCGTCCACAGTTCCCGGCAAGAGGAGGTGATCGACCATCGGCTGACTGAGAGAGAATGGGCTGAAGAGTGGAAGCACCTCAACAAT CTCCTGAACTGCATCATGGACATGGTGGAGAAGACACGCCGGTCCCTCACCGTTCTGCGCCGCTGCCAGGAGGCTGACCGTGAGGAGCTCAACCACTGGATCCGCCGCTACAGCGACGCTGAAGACATGAAGAAGGGGCCGAGCCCTGCCAGCCGCCCCCTCAGCAGCACTGCCAACCTGGAGGCGCCACTGCTAG ATGCTCATCGTGAATTTGTATCCAGGCCCCTGTCTGGCTACATGCCGGAAGAAATCTGGAGAAAAGCTG AAGAAGCCGTGAACGAGGTAAAGCGTCAGGCCATGTCGGAGCTGCAGAAGGCCGTCTCGGACGCGGAGAGGAAGGCGCACGAGCTGATCACTACGGAGCGGGCCAAGATGGAGCGGGCCCTGGCCGAAGCCAAGCGCCAAGCCTCCGAGGATGCTTTGACCGTCATTAACCAACAGGAGGACTCCAGTGAG AGCTGCTGGAACTGCGGGCGCAAGGCCAGCGAGACCTGCAGCGGATGCAACACTGCGCGCTACTGCGGCTCCTTCTGCCAGCACAAAGACTGGGAGAAGCATCATCACGTCTGTGGACAGACCCTTCAGAGCCTCCAATCTTCTGTCGGGACGGGCTCTTCCGGCCCGGTTGGGCTGCCCGGGGCTCCCGCCCAGCCAGACGGGGTGGCCGTGACCAGTTCCATCCCCGGCGTGGCCCTGGGAGGGAGCTCGAGCGATCCAAGCTCTGCCACCGTCTCGCGTTCTGGCACGCCAGCAACCCCAGCCCCGTTGGACACCACGTCCCGCTAG
- the CBFA2T3 gene encoding protein CBFA2T3 isoform X7 produces MNGSSHSPTAINGAPSTPNGFSNGPATSSTASLSNHQLPPACGARQLSKLKRFLTTLQQFGSDISPEIGERVRTLVLGLVNSTLTIEEFHSKLQEATNFPLRPFVIPFLKANLPLLQRELLHCARMAKQSPAQYLAQHEQLLLDANASSPIDSSELLLEVNEGVKRRTPDRTKENGLDRDSLHPEHLSKRPCTLSPAQRYSPSNGLSHQPNGLPHPTPPPPQHYRLEDMAVAHRYRDTYRPPDPRDLREHPRPAAVHSSRQEEVIDHRLTEREWAEEWKHLNNLLNCIMDMVEKTRRSLTVLRRCQEADREELNHWIRRYSDAEDMKKGPSPASRPLSSTANLEAPLLDAHREFVSRPLSGYMPEEIWRKAEEAVNEVKRQAMSELQKAVSDAERKAHELITTERAKMERALAEAKRQASEDALTVINQQEDSSESCWNCGRKASETCSGCNTARYCGSFCQHKDWEKHHHVCGQTLQSLQSSVGTGSSGPVGLPGAPAQPDGVAVTSSIPGVALGGSSSDPSSATVSRSGTPATPAPLDTTSR; encoded by the exons ATGAACGGGAGCAGCCATTCCCCGACGGCCATCAATGGAGCGCCCTCCACGCCCAACGGCTTCAGCAACGGGCCGGCCACGTCCTCCACGGCTTCGCTGTCCAACCACCAGCTTCCTCCAGCCTGTGGGGCTCGCCAGCTCAGCAAGCTGAAGCGTTTCCTCACCACCCTGCAGCAGTTCGGCAGTGACATCTCTCCGGAGATAGGGGAGCGGGTTCGCACTCTGGTGCTGGGCCTCGTG AATTCCACACTGACCATTGAAGAATTCCATTctaagcttcaggaggccacaaACTTCCCCCTGCGCCCTTTCGTCATCCCGTTCTTGAAG GCCAACCTGCCCCTGCTGCAACGGGAGCTTCTCCACTGTGCCCGCATGGCCAAGCAGAGCCCGGCCCAATACTTGGCGCAGCACGAGCAGCTCTTGCTGGATGCCAACGCCTCCTCACCCATCGACTCCTCGGAGCTGCTACTGGAGGTCAACGAAGGGGTCAAAAGGCGGACGCCAGACAG GACCAAAGAGAACGGCTTGGACCGCGACTCCCTGCATCCAGAGCACCTCAGCAAAAGGCCTTGCACCCTAAGCCCTGCCCAGCGGTACAGCCCCAGCAATGGGCTCAGCCATCAGCCCAATGggctgccccaccccacccctcctcccccccagcaCTACCGCCTGGAGGACATGGCTGTGGCCCATCGCTACCGGGACACCTACCGCCCTCCAGATCCTCGGGACCTTCGGGAGCATCCCCGGCCAGCCG CCGTCCACAGTTCCCGGCAAGAGGAGGTGATCGACCATCGGCTGACTGAGAGAGAATGGGCTGAAGAGTGGAAGCACCTCAACAAT CTCCTGAACTGCATCATGGACATGGTGGAGAAGACACGCCGGTCCCTCACCGTTCTGCGCCGCTGCCAGGAGGCTGACCGTGAGGAGCTCAACCACTGGATCCGCCGCTACAGCGACGCTGAAGACATGAAGAAGGGGCCGAGCCCTGCCAGCCGCCCCCTCAGCAGCACTGCCAACCTGGAGGCGCCACTGCTAG ATGCTCATCGTGAATTTGTATCCAGGCCCCTGTCTGGCTACATGCCGGAAGAAATCTGGAGAAAAGCTG AAGAAGCCGTGAACGAGGTAAAGCGTCAGGCCATGTCGGAGCTGCAGAAGGCCGTCTCGGACGCGGAGAGGAAGGCGCACGAGCTGATCACTACGGAGCGGGCCAAGATGGAGCGGGCCCTGGCCGAAGCCAAGCGCCAAGCCTCCGAGGATGCTTTGACCGTCATTAACCAACAGGAGGACTCCAGTGAG AGCTGCTGGAACTGCGGGCGCAAGGCCAGCGAGACCTGCAGCGGATGCAACACTGCGCGCTACTGCGGCTCCTTCTGCCAGCACAAAGACTGGGAGAAGCATCATCACGTCTGTGGACAGACCCTTCAGAGCCTCCAATCTTCTGTCGGGACGGGCTCTTCCGGCCCGGTTGGGCTGCCCGGGGCTCCCGCCCAGCCAGACGGGGTGGCCGTGACCAGTTCCATCCCCGGCGTGGCCCTGGGAGGGAGCTCGAGCGATCCAAGCTCTGCCACCGTCTCGCGTTCTGGCACGCCAGCAACCCCAGCCCCGTTGGACACCACGTCCCGCTAG